CAAGTCCGGGAAGAAGCCTTCGGGATCGATTTCGATCCGGGTCACTGTCCCCGCATTCTCGACCGTATGGGTCGCGCGGGGCTGCCCCCGCAACCAAACCTCGACCGGAATCTCCGCCCGTTCGGTCGTTCCGTCCGACCGGGTTACCACGAGTCTCGTCGGCATCGGCGCCGATCCGCGGTCCTCGACCGTCACCAGCAGCCGGTCGCCCGACCGCTGTACCGCGGCGATCGCCTGGTCGTGCGTCCATGTCTCGTAGAACCACGTGCGCCAGAACCACGACAGATCACGGCCAGTGACGTCGTTGAAGGTGTTGAACAGATCCTGCGGCTGCGGGTGGCGATTGGTCCACCGGCGTCCGTACTCCCGGTACGCGCGCATGAACAAATCCTCGCCGAGCATGCCGCGGAGCGCGTGCAGCGCGACCATCGGCTTGTCGTACGCGGCAACACCCCGCGCCGCGTCGCGCATGTAGTGGTCGCCGTGGCGCATGATCTCGAGCTCGGTGCCGGCGCGGGCGGTCCGGTAATACGAGGTCCCCATCAGCGTCGCGGGAGAGATCCCGGGGAAGAACTCGACCGATCCGTTCCAGTCGTTGAAGCTCGTCAGCCCTTCGTCCTGCCACATGTTCCGCTTCTCGTCCGACCCGACGACCATCGGGAACCACATGTGGCCGATCTCGTGGATGGTCACGCTCTGCAGCGCCACCGAATCGCGGGGCGAGCCGGTGATGAACGTGGTCATCGGGAACTCCATCCCGCCGCCGACCGCGAGACCCTCGACGACGGTCATGTGCGGGTACGGGTACGGCCAGAGGAAGCGCGACAGAAAGTCGATCGAGTGCCGGGCGTACCGCGCGGTCTCGCGCCAGAGCGTGTACTGCGGGCGATACAGCGCGTGTACCAGCGGGAAATCGCCGTCGCCGTCACCGTCCGCGTCGCCGACGCTTACTCGTGCCGCGTCCCAGACGTACTTGCCGCTCGCGGTCCACGCGAAATCGCGCACCTGATTCGCGGTGAACCGCCAGGCGAGCGTGCGGTCGGTCCCGCCGGTAGCCGTCGCGCGCCCCGGTCCGCGCTCCCCTTCTGACACGATGTGCACGATCCCTGAGTCCACCGCGCCTCTGCCTGTGCGGAGCCGCTCGAGCCGGCCGCGCACCGCGGGCGCGAGTACTTCCGATTCGTTCTCCAGCTCGCCTGTCGCCACGACCAGCAATCCCGCGGGCACGCGCACCGTCACGTCGTAGTCGGCGTAGCCCATGTAGAACTCGCCCGTGCCCATGTACTGGTCGGTCTGCCAGCCCGTCACGTCGTCGTACACGGCGAGCTGTGGATACCAGTACGCGAGATGAAACACTTCCGCGTCCTGTCCCATGCGCGGCGAGCCGGGCAGCGGCGGGATCGGGAACGACCACGCTACGGCGAGATCGATGCTGTCGCCGGCGGCGAGCGGCGTTGGGAGATTGAGCCAAGCGATCGTTCCGTCGAGTCTGTAGCCGGTGTTGGTAGTGTCGCTGGATGCGAGCGCCGCGAGCTGCGTTCCGCGCGCGGACAGCCGCGACAGAGTTACGCCGCCCGTCACGCTCACGACCCGGTTCCTCTGCGCGGCCGGCGCGTACAGGTTCTGGTACAGGTGCAGCGCCAGGCGCGGGAGGGCGTTGGGGGAGCGGTTGTAGTAACGGATGGTGCCGGTGCCGCTGAGCGCCTTTGAAGCGGTGTCGAGTGAGGCGGAGAGCTGATACCGCGCGTACTGCTGCCAGTAGCGTGCGCCCGGCTGCCCGGCACGCGTTCTGGTGCCGCGCTCGACGGCCCGGGTGAAATTCGGCGGCTCGACGACCGAGAGGTAGCGCGGATGCAGCGCCGGCGCTGTGGCCGACGGGTCGTCGAGAATCTGAACTGGTAGGGTTACGACACCGGCCGGCGGCGCGCATGCGCCGGCAAGCACGAGCGCGCACGCGATCAGCGCGCGGCTCATTCGTACACTACGTCGCCTTCCGCATCGATGCCGATCTCCTGATGTACTCCGCATACTCCACAGACCCTGGTGACGTGCCACGCCTCGCCCAGCTCCTCGCGATGTGAGGCGCTGGCGGGTTTGACGGTGAGCTTCTTGAAGCTGAATTCACCGCAGATCACGCAAGGATGGCTCCGCGCGATCTGGGTAGCGCGCTTCTCCCCGATAGCCAAGTCAGCGATCCCGCGATGTGCCCGCATCCGGTCGCGGGCCGAGCTGCGAAGGAACGGCTGAATCCCCTCCGCTTCCGCCACGCACGAGCAGCTCGCGCAGTCCGCCGAGCGCGCCCATGACGCCCGCCGCTTCGACCGGGAGAAAGATCGTCGAGCCCTTGCCCTGCGCGAGCGACGGCAGCGCTTCGAGATACTTGACGCCGAGCAGATAGACGGCGGCCTGCCCGTCGGGCAGCGAGTTGGCGATGCGCTGCAGCGCCTCCGCTTCCGCGTTCGCCATGGCCAGCCGCGCTTCCGCGAGACCCTGCGCCCGCAGCACCGACGCTTCCTTCTCGCCTTCCGCGCGGCGGATCTGCGATTCGCGCACGCCTTCGGCTTCGAGAATCGCCGCGCGCTTCCCCGCTTCCGCGTTCGTCACCGCCGCGCGGCGCTCGCGCTCGGCGCGCATCTGCAGCTCCATAGACTGCTGAATGTCGCGCGGCGGCTCGATCGCCTGCAGCTCCACGCGGGTGACGTCGACGCCCCAGCCGATCGACGCTTCCTCGATGACCTCGCGCATGCGCCGGTTGATGACGTCGCGGCTCGCCAGCGTGGAGTCGAGCTCCATCTCGCCGACGATGTTGCGCAGCGTCGTGCGGGTGAGCGTCTCGAGCGCGTACGGCAGGTTCTGCACGGAGTACGTCGCCTTTTGCGGATCGGCAACGCGGTAGTACAGCACGGCGTCGATGTCGATCGTGACGTTGTCCTTGGTGATGACCGGCTGGCTCGGGAAGTTGAGCACCTGCTCGCGGAGGTCGATTCGCGACGTGGACGAGATCCTGAGGGTGTTGCCCGCAAGTCCGGATTCGAGGAAGCGCACGTCCAGCGTCTTGGGGCGCTCGACGAACGGAATCAACAGGTTCAACCCCGAGCGCGCGACCCGGTTGAATCGCCCGAATCGCTCGATGACCATCACTTCTGCCTGGCCGATGATCTTGATGCCTTTCGAGAGCGTAAACAGCCCGAGGGCCGCGAGGACCGCGAGGATGATTGCCGTGGTGAGAATGGGGCGCTCCGGTTGGGACGGGTGAAGTTTACGGCGCCGCAAGCCCGACCAACAGACAGCGCTGGCAGCTATTGGCTGTTGGCTCTTGGCTCTTAGCTAAGCCAACAGCCAATAGCCAATAGCCAAAAGCTACTCTCTCGGCGCCGCGGCCAGAGTCCGCGCTATGGCGAACAGGTCCTGCTGCGTGCGGCCCCTGCCGAGCAGCTCGATCGCGCGCAGAAGCGGCCTGTCCTCGGCCACCGAGCGACGTTTTGCGGTGGAATCGCCAAATGCCACGACGGCTATGCGGTCGCTCAGAATGGCGTCGATCTCGCTCGCGCCTTCGTCGTACAGTTCCTTCTCGATCTTGATTCCCGCTGCTGTCAGGCGCCGAAACAGCTCTTCTCTCCAAGCGGGCTGGAACACGAAATCGGGCGTCACCTGCGACTTGAGCTCACGCGCATAATCGTACAGGGTTGTGCGGAAAATCTGACTCTGCGGGGCAAGCGCGGTAGCCAGACGCTGCTCAGCGGATGTGAGGGTGTCGGGACGCACGATCACGTCGGGCGTGATCGCCCCGCCGCCGTAAACGATGCGGCCGGCGTCGGAGCGGAACTGCGGCTTGTTGCGCCGCGTCTCCTCGGTCTCGAGCGAGTCGGGCGCGACTTCGACGAACTCGCCGTTCGGCATGAGCTTCCGCTCCTTCTGAATCGACCTGCCGCTGGGCGTGAACCACTTCGCGGTCGTCATCTTCAGCGCGTACCCGCCGTTGAGCGGATACACCGTCTGCACCAGTCCCTTGCCGAAGGAGGTCGTGCCGACGATGAGCGCGCGGTCGTGGTCCTGCAGCGCGCCAGCCACGATCTCCGAGCCGGAGGCCGATCCACCGTTCTGCAGAATCACCAGCGGCAGCTCCGCCGACAGCGGCCGCTCGCGCGCGATGAAAGTCTGCGGCTCCGTGCCGCGGCCGCGCATGCTGGAGATCTCCTGCCCTTCGCGCAGGAACAGGTTGCTGACCGTGAGCGCCTCGTCGAGAATGCCGCCGGGGTTGCCGCGCAGGTCGAGGATGATCCCCTTTGCGCCCTGGCCCACGAGGCGCTGCACCGCCTCGGACAGCTCCTTCGTCGCCGTCTCGTTGAACTGGAGCAGGGGGATGTAGCCGTAGCTGTTCGCCAGCATTATCGCGTACGGCACCGCGGGGATGTGCACGATCGCCCGCGTGAACCGGACGGGGATCGGCTCGGGGACGCCGGGGCGCTGGAACTGCACGGAGACGCGCGTGCCGGGCGTGCCCTTGAGCGCGTCGGATACCTGCGTGACGGTCCAGCCGCGCGCCTGCACCGTGTCGATCACGACTATCCGGTCGCCTTCCTGCACGCCGGCCTGCTCGGCCGGAGTGTGCGGGAAAACCTTCTGCACTGTCACGAACCCGTTGACCTCGGCGATCTCCATCCCGATGCCGCCGTACCGGCCGCCGGTCTGCGCGTTGAAGTTCGACAGCTCGCGCGGCGAGAGCAGCGTGGTGTACGGATCGTTCAGCTCGTGCACCAGTCCGCGCGCCGCCTTCTCGTACAGCTGCGCGTCGTTCAGCGTGTCCACGAACCGGTTGGACACGAGCTGCATGACCTGCTCGAGCAGACGGGCGTTCTCGAGCGAGCTCTGGTTTTGCTGTACGAACGCGCCTGCGATCAGGGGAAGGACCAGCGCGGCGGCGATGAAGTGCCTGCGGAAACGGCTCATTTTCTTCTGTTTGGGTGTCATCATCTAACCTAATGAGTACCGCCGGGCGCGGCCGGGGTTCCGGCCCTGCCGGCGATGACGTAATCGACCATCCATTCGCGATTGACCTGCTTGACACGGACGTTGCGCGCGATGCCGGCCGCAAGAAGCATCTCGTGTGCTGGCTGGAGGACGCGCTGCAGGTGCGAAGGGAAACGCTGGGCCAGCGGCAGCTGCTCGGCGAGGCTCTCCAGCGACGAGCGCCAGGTAAGGTGTCCCTCGGCGCGCGCGACTTCCAGCAGGCGATACAGCCGTCGCGCGACGGGACTGCTCAGGGCGAGATAGTGTGCCGGCGACAGGGTGATCGTGTGGCCGGCCGCGATGTTCGCGCGCATGAGCGGCGAAAGCGTGACCCTGGCCTCGCCGGGCTCGGCCGACTCGAGGGCGGGGAAGAAGCTGAGCTGCTCGCGATCGGTCAGCCGCCTGCGGTCGATCGCCACGGCGGTGAGCAGCGTGAAGCCGCCGTCGAGCGGTTTGCCC
This sequence is a window from Gemmatimonadaceae bacterium. Protein-coding genes within it:
- a CDS encoding SPFH domain-containing protein, translating into MRRRKLHPSQPERPILTTAIILAVLAALGLFTLSKGIKIIGQAEVMVIERFGRFNRVARSGLNLLIPFVERPKTLDVRFLESGLAGNTLRISSTSRIDLREQVLNFPSQPVITKDNVTIDIDAVLYYRVADPQKATYSVQNLPYALETLTRTTLRNIVGEMELDSTLASRDVINRRMREVIEEASIGWGVDVTRVELQAIEPPRDIQQSMELQMRAERERRAAVTNAEAGKRAAILEAEGVRESQIRRAEGEKEASVLRAQGLAEARLAMANAEAEALQRIANSLPDGQAAVYLLGVKYLEALPSLAQGKGSTIFLPVEAAGVMGALGGLRELLVRGGSGGDSAVPSQLGPRPDAGTSRDR
- a CDS encoding replication initiator protein A, which translates into the protein MNVAARRRAATRAIVLDRSLEALPFFRLSDSADDSAISYSPPSGGRWRVLPSPGDRLPGTFDQDIYVELLRRYHESGFPADGCLTFTLHAFLRSIGRRVDGRTYEQLRAGLARLHRTTAESNGAYFVAAEGKPLDGGFTLLTAVAIDRRRLTDREQLSFFPALESAEPGEARVTLSPLMRANIAAGHTITLSPAHYLALSSPVARRLYRLLEVARAEGHLTWRSSLESLAEQLPLAQRFPSHLQRVLQPAHEMLLAAGIARNVRVKQVNREWMVDYVIAGRAGTPAAPGGTH
- a CDS encoding S41 family peptidase, with the translated sequence MTPKQKKMSRFRRHFIAAALVLPLIAGAFVQQNQSSLENARLLEQVMQLVSNRFVDTLNDAQLYEKAARGLVHELNDPYTTLLSPRELSNFNAQTGGRYGGIGMEIAEVNGFVTVQKVFPHTPAEQAGVQEGDRIVVIDTVQARGWTVTQVSDALKGTPGTRVSVQFQRPGVPEPIPVRFTRAIVHIPAVPYAIMLANSYGYIPLLQFNETATKELSEAVQRLVGQGAKGIILDLRGNPGGILDEALTVSNLFLREGQEISSMRGRGTEPQTFIARERPLSAELPLVILQNGGSASGSEIVAGALQDHDRALIVGTTSFGKGLVQTVYPLNGGYALKMTTAKWFTPSGRSIQKERKLMPNGEFVEVAPDSLETEETRRNKPQFRSDAGRIVYGGGAITPDVIVRPDTLTSAEQRLATALAPQSQIFRTTLYDYARELKSQVTPDFVFQPAWREELFRRLTAAGIKIEKELYDEGASEIDAILSDRIAVVAFGDSTAKRRSVAEDRPLLRAIELLGRGRTQQDLFAIARTLAAAPRE
- a CDS encoding M1 family metallopeptidase, which translates into the protein MSRALIACALVLAGACAPPAGVVTLPVQILDDPSATAPALHPRYLSVVEPPNFTRAVERGTRTRAGQPGARYWQQYARYQLSASLDTASKALSGTGTIRYYNRSPNALPRLALHLYQNLYAPAAQRNRVVSVTGGVTLSRLSARGTQLAALASSDTTNTGYRLDGTIAWLNLPTPLAAGDSIDLAVAWSFPIPPLPGSPRMGQDAEVFHLAYWYPQLAVYDDVTGWQTDQYMGTGEFYMGYADYDVTVRVPAGLLVVATGELENESEVLAPAVRGRLERLRTGRGAVDSGIVHIVSEGERGPGRATATGGTDRTLAWRFTANQVRDFAWTASGKYVWDAARVSVGDADGDGDGDFPLVHALYRPQYTLWRETARYARHSIDFLSRFLWPYPYPHMTVVEGLAVGGGMEFPMTTFITGSPRDSVALQSVTIHEIGHMWFPMVVGSDEKRNMWQDEGLTSFNDWNGSVEFFPGISPATLMGTSYYRTARAGTELEIMRHGDHYMRDAARGVAAYDKPMVALHALRGMLGEDLFMRAYREYGRRWTNRHPQPQDLFNTFNDVTGRDLSWFWRTWFYETWTHDQAIAAVQRSGDRLLVTVEDRGSAPMPTRLVVTRSDGTTERAEIPVEVWLRGQPRATHTVENAGTVTRIEIDPEGFFPDLDRSNQAWSP